A stretch of DNA from Cloacibacillus sp.:
CCGAATCTGTCCGAAAGGCTGCCGAAGGGAACCTGGAAGATGATATACGGCAGTCCGTAGCAGGAAGCGAGCAGTCCGACGAGCGCCGAGCTCCCGCCGTTGAGTTCAATTACGCGTTCCGGCAGGCTCGACATCACGATCCCCACCCCCAGCATTGAAATCGCGGCGGCGGCCGTAAGTCCGGTGAAGCTCTTTGCGCGGCTGTTCATAAGACAACTCTCCAATCCGTGTGATAGGGGTACGAGATCCCCATGTAGTCTGACGAGCGCTTAAATCTCATCGGTGCGGCCTGTTTACCGTCCATACGCCGGATACTATCATCGCGCCGCCGAGGAGGAGCCAGAGGGTGAACCGTTCGCCGATTACGAAATAGGCGACGACGATCCCCACCAGCGGCTGTAAAAATTGAAAAACCATCAGCCTGGCGACGGGGATGTTCGCCGCCGCGTAATACCAGAAGACGTAGGCCAGACCGGAGCATAAAAAACCAAGGATGGCGAGCGCCTCCCATGTGCGCCAGCTGAAACCGGTCAGGACTGAAACGTCCGTTCCCGTCAGCGCGAGCGCCGGCAGGCACATCAGCACCGCGAAAAAAATTTCCCAGAAGATCGTGAATACCGGCGGATAGCGGTTCTCCTTGAACAGCCAGCGCGTAAGGACCATGAAGGCGGCCCAGTTGAGAACCGAGAGCGATATCAGAAAATCCCCGAAATTATAGGAGGAGATCCCCCGCGCGCCCTTTGTGCCCAGCCCGAGGACTACAGCCACGCCGAGAAATGCTAAGATTATCCCAAAGACCCCGCCGCGCGAGAGCCGCTCTTTTAGAAAAAAACTGGCGAACAGCGCCGTCATCGCCGGTGCCGCCGCCATCTGCCAGTTGGCCGTCGCGCTGCCGGAGCTCCGCATCGCCACCGTCTGGATGCCGATATGGAAGAAAAATCCCATGAAACCCATGAAGGCCAGCACGAGCGTCTGCCTGCGCGTCGGCAGCCTGAGTTCGCCGCAGTACCAGGCAACGGGAAGCAGCAGCGCCAATGAAAGCACGAAGCGCAGGAACATCACCAGCAACGGGTCCGCCTGTTCCAGTGCCACCTTTGCCCCCGCGAAACTCGCGCCCCAGAAAATTACCGTAAGTGTCGCGAGGATATAGACCTGTAAAAATTTATCTCTCTTCATGCCGGAAAAAATTTCTCCTATGATATCTTAATATATGTATCTCGGAAATTGTGTGAAATATTACATTACAGTTTACATAATTTTGTATATTTTTTCAAGGACTATATTTAACATGAGGTGCATTTCATTACATCTATTGAATATAAAAATATTCAACAGTGCGCCATAGGTAAAGACCGCCGCCAAGGCGAATGAGGCGTATAACAGCCGTGGCTCCATGATAAAAGCAAATAACAGCGCCGCCGGGAGCAGGATCGCGGCTAGTGTCTTCACCCCCGCCGAGTTAAAAAATTTCTGTCCATGGTGTATCGTGATTGCCGTCATTACGATTCCTCCTTTACAGATTTGTGTTGTTGTTCTTTGACCCGATTATGAGATAAGTATATATTTTTGTCTAACAGAAGCTATTGGTAAGTATAACAATGTTTTTATTGTTGATATAATTATTTATATTAATAATAATATTGGAGTGATAGATATTGAACCTGCTGAATATGAGATATTTTATAGAGACGACAGAGACGCTGAATTTTACGAAAGCGGCGAAAAATCTGAATATCTCCCAGCAGGCGCTGAGCACGCATATCGCGGCTTTGGAAAGAGAGCTGGGCAGCGAACTTTTTATGCGCGGTGTGCCATTGGTTATCACTCAGGCCGGTCTGCTCTTCAAGAGCTACGCCCAAAAGTTTCTGAATGAGTACAGCTCCATGATGCACGAGATGAACGATATAAAAGACGAACGCCGGGGCACCCTCTCCCTCGGCATCGCGCATACGCGCGGAAGGATACTGCTGCCGGAGATACTCCCGCTATTTCAGCGGGTGTTCCCGAAGGTGGATATCAAAATTACGGAGGGAAGAAACGACGAAATGCAGAAGGCGCTGCTGGAGGGCAAGCTTGAGCTGCTCATATGCAAACTACCGATCATGGCGGCAAACGTAAAGAGCGAGTTTTTTTATCAGGAAGAGGCGGTGCTGATGGTCTCTGACGAATTACTTGAAAAATATTTCGGAGCGCAGAAGGGGACTGTGGTCAAAGAAATCGAGCGGACCGCAGGCGTCGGGCCGCTCGAAAAATTGCCTTTCCTGCTGCCGCACAGAGGGGATTTAATGCGCGTGGTGGCGGACGAACTGATAGGCAGAGCTGGTTTTATACCTAATATAATCGTTGAATCGGAGAATATAGAGACGCTGCTGGAGATGTCCGTCCGCGGCCTTGGCGTCACATTTTATCCGAAGATGTTCATAGACTATTCCGGCTTTATCAATTTTCCTGAGACCTTCCATATAATACCGCTGGATACCCCCGTGGCCTCATACGCGATGGGCTTCTGCTGCCCGAAAGACAGATATCTCTCCTTCGCCGCGCGGGAATTTATCCGGATCGCAAAGGAAAATATTCATCTGTAGAGGCGGCCCGTCCTCTAAAATATCTCTCCGAGACTTCTCACAAAGGAGCCCGGCGGCAGCGAGGCGATCTTCTCCGCCGTCATAAACACGCCGTCCATATAGATGTCGCTCATATAGTCCTGGACCTCTATCGTGATGATCTCGTCCTTGCGCGCGAGCGATATCGTATGTCCCGAATAGGGACCGGGCCACGGAAGCCTCTCCGCTAAGACGGGCACGCCGCAGATCTTTGCCCCGAGCACCCCTGGATAACTTTCACGGCTCTTCACCTCTCCCGCGTCGTCGCCTGCCGCCGCGGCGGCCAAAGCGGCGGCGGTACCGCTGGGCGCGTTGGCCATCTCGTTGGTATGCCGGTCGGTTATCGATACGAAGGGGTAATAGGCGCGCGCTTTTTTGATGAAGTCTGTCACGAGGCTGATACCAAGGCCGTAGTTG
This window harbors:
- a CDS encoding LysR family transcriptional regulator yields the protein MNLLNMRYFIETTETLNFTKAAKNLNISQQALSTHIAALERELGSELFMRGVPLVITQAGLLFKSYAQKFLNEYSSMMHEMNDIKDERRGTLSLGIAHTRGRILLPEILPLFQRVFPKVDIKITEGRNDEMQKALLEGKLELLICKLPIMAANVKSEFFYQEEAVLMVSDELLEKYFGAQKGTVVKEIERTAGVGPLEKLPFLLPHRGDLMRVVADELIGRAGFIPNIIVESENIETLLEMSVRGLGVTFYPKMFIDYSGFINFPETFHIIPLDTPVASYAMGFCCPKDRYLSFAAREFIRIAKENIHL
- a CDS encoding dihydrodipicolinate reductase C-terminal domain-containing protein, giving the protein MTRIFLSGASGNVGRTIVRTIVGKEGFQLVGGWCLEAGSDLGTIAGIGELGIKASNDLRAALAESKPDLVIDFSATPVMAENMSVYLDFSLNAVIGTTGLTEDDLAPFKAAVAAKGLRWAVIPNYGLGISLVTDFIKKARAYYPFVSITDRHTNEMANAPSGTAAALAAAAAGDDAGEVKSRESYPGVLGAKICGVPVLAERLPWPGPYSGHTISLARKDEIITIEVQDYMSDIYMDGVFMTAEKIASLPPGSFVRSLGEIF
- a CDS encoding DMT family transporter, which encodes MKRDKFLQVYILATLTVIFWGASFAGAKVALEQADPLLVMFLRFVLSLALLLPVAWYCGELRLPTRRQTLVLAFMGFMGFFFHIGIQTVAMRSSGSATANWQMAAAPAMTALFASFFLKERLSRGGVFGIILAFLGVAVVLGLGTKGARGISSYNFGDFLISLSVLNWAAFMVLTRWLFKENRYPPVFTIFWEIFFAVLMCLPALALTGTDVSVLTGFSWRTWEALAILGFLCSGLAYVFWYYAAANIPVARLMVFQFLQPLVGIVVAYFVIGERFTLWLLLGGAMIVSGVWTVNRPHR